Genomic segment of bacterium:
CGTCATCGCCGCTTGCGACGCCGCCGGAATCGCCATGGTCTTCTCCGGCGTACGGAACTTCCGGCACTAAGCCGCGTTGATAAAGGCGATGGCCGGCTGATGGCGCCGTTCACCTCCGGGGTCCTTCGCATGCGGCGCGGACCATCGGGGGACCGTCACGACACTCACCGGCGCGGGGAAACAGCCGATAATCCGACTATGGCACCGCTGAAAGACCGTCACATTCTGCTGGGCATCTCCGGCGGCATCGCTGCCTACAAGACGGCCTACCTCTGCCGCCGTCTGAAGGATGCCGGCGCCGATGTCTGGGTCACCATGACCCCGCATGGGGCGAAATTCATCACGCCCCTGACAATGGAGACCCTCTCCGGACGCGATGTCTTAATCGACATGTTTCCCGCCGAGCGGTTTGTCGGCACACGGCACATCGATGTCGCTCAGTGGGCCGAGCTGTTCCTCATCGCGCCGGCGACCGCCAATCTGATCGGTCGCTACGCCAACGGCCTGGCCGATGATCTTTTGACCACGCTGCTGATTTCCACCACCGCGCCGGTCATGCTGGCGCCGGCAATGAACACCGAGATGTGGTACAACGCCGCGGTGCAGGAGAACCTGCAGCGCCTGCGCCGTCGCGGCACGCTGTTCGTCGAACCCGGCACCGGTGAGCTGGCCTGTCACACCGTCGGTGTCGGACGCATGGCCGAGCCGGAGGAGATCCTGCAGGCGGTGCTCGACCACTTCAACGCGCGTCATCCACGCGATCTGGTCGGTTTGCATGTGCTGGTCACCGCCGGGCCGACGCAGGAGCCGCTCGATCCGGTGCGCGTGATTACCAATCGCTCATCGGGCAAGATGGGCTATGCAGTCGCGCAGGCGGCCGCCGCCCGCGGCGCCGCCGTCACGCTGATCAGCGGCCCCACCGCGCTGCCGCGTCCGGCAGTCTCCGAATTCGTCCCGGTGCAGACCGCCGCGCAGATGCACCAGGCGGCGCTGGCGCGTTTTGATCGCGCCGACATCACCATCGGCGTCGCCGCCGTGGCCGACTGGCGCCCCGCGCATCCCAGTGACACCAAGCTCAGCAAGGACGCCGGCGCCCCGCGGATCGAGTGGGAGCCAACCCCCGACATCCTCGCCGATCTCGGCGCGCGCAAGCGCCCGCACCAGATTTTGGTCGGTTTCTCGCTGGAGACCGATTCGCAGCGTCTTGTCTCCAGCGCCAAGCTGGAAAAGAAAAACCTCGATTTGCTGGTTGCCAACAATCCCACCCATCCCGGCTCCGAATTCGGCGGCGACACCAACGACGCGATTTTCCTCACGCGCGACAGCGCCCCGGAGGAGACCGGCGTTTGTCCCAAACTTGAACTGGCGCACCGCATCTTGAGTCGCGCCATTGCCCTGCGCGGCGTTCGTCCGGCCCGCGTCGTCTGATCTCGCCCTGATCGTGTCCGCGATCACGCGCCATTGCCCGCGCGCGCGATCCTTCATCTTGACAGCCCCGCCCCGCTTGCGTACCAAACATCCATGGAAGAGACTCCGGCCGCGATGGCGCGCGCCCTGCGCCAGGCCCTCGACATGGAACCGACCATGGAACTGTTCGCTCCGGCGGGGGAGAAGCGGCGCGCCGCCACGCTCACCGAACTGTATGACCGCATCCACACCTGCACCAAGTGCCCGCTGGGGCACACCCGCACCAATTTCGTCTTTGGCGTCGGCAATCCCCGCGCCGAGATCATGTTCATCGGCGAGGCGCCGGGACGTGATGAAGACCTGAAGGGGGAACCGTTTGTCGGTCGCGCCGGCCAGTTGCTCGACAAGATGCTGGCCGCGATCGATCTGGATCGGACCCAGGTCTACATCGCCAACATCCTCAAGTGTCGTCCGCCCGACAACCGCGATCCGCTGCCCGAGGAATCCGAGGCCTGCCTGCCGCATCTGGCCGAGCAGATCCGCCTGATCGCCCCGCCCTTCCTCGTCTGTCTCGGGCGCGTCTCCGCGCAGATTCTGCTCGATACCAAGACCCCGATTTCCAAACTGCGCGGCCGCTGGTTTGAGTTCGGCGCCTCGCGCATGCTGGTCACCTTTCACCCGGCGGCGCTATTGCGCAACCCCGAATGGAAGCGCGACTCCTGGGAAGACCTCAAGGACCTGCGCCGTCAATATGATCGTTACCACGGACGCGCGTCGAAGTTTTAGCGGCCGCGCACGGGACACCCTATGGATCATGCCGTCATTCTCGCCGGGGGACACGGAGAACGCTTCTGGCCCCTGTCGCGCCGCCAACGCCCCAAGCAGCTTCTACCGATCCTCGGTGATCAGTCGCTCCTGGAAACCACCATCGAGCGCATCAAACCCGATTTCCCCGCCGAGCGGACCTGGGTGGTGACCAGCGAGGAGATCGGCCACGCGGTGCAGGAGCGAGTCACCTATCTGCCGAAGGAGAACGTGCTCATGGAGCCGCGCGGCTGCAACACCGCGCTGGCCATTGGCTGGGCCGCGGTCGAAATCGCCCGCCGCGATCCGGAGGCCACCCTGGTCGTGCTCTCCGCCGATCACGCCATCGAGCCGGCGGCGATGCTGCGCCGCATCCTCCGCGAAGGGATCCGTCTTGCCAAGGCGGAAAACAACCTCGTCATCATCGGCATCAACCCCTCCCGTCCCGAGACCGGCTACGGCTACATCGAACTGGGGCCGCACTTCGCCTCCGCCGACGGCATCAATTCCTATCAGGTCGAGACCTTCCGCGAAAAACCCGACCGCACCACCGCGCAGGATTACTACTACGGCCGCCGGCACCTCTGGAACGCCGGCATCTTTGTCTGGACGGTTAAGACCCTGTTGGAGGCGCTCGAGAAGCACTGCCCCGGCGTCTACCAACCGTTGGCACAGTACCGCAAGTCCGGACGCGACAGGCAGGCGCTGGCCAAACTCTACGAGACCGCCGAGAGAATTCCAATCGACGTTGCCGTGCTCGAACGCGCAAGCAACGTTGTCGCCATCAAAGCCGACCTGGCTTGGGACGATGTTGGCTCCTGGCTGGCGCTCTCGCGGTTGCGCAAGGCCGATGTCGACAACAACGTCCTCGTCGGCCGGGTGGTCGAGATGGAAACCTTCGACACCACCGTCTACAACGACACCGATGACCTCATCTGCGCCTTCGGCGTCTCCGACCTGGTCGTCGTGCGCACCGACAAAGCGATCCTGGTCGCGCACAAAAGCCGCATCGATGAAATCAAACGGCTGATGGAACGGCTCAAGTCCGACCCGCAGTGGGAGCCCTACCTCTGACCCAGGCGGCCGGGATGATCATTCCGCTCGACCGTTACAACCCCGAAGCCGCCGTGGGCCCGCTGGTGCGGCATCTGCGTCGTCGGGGGGCCGCGGTGATCCCCACCGAAACCCAGTATGCCCTGGCCGCTGATGCCACCAGCGCGGAGGCGGTCGAACGCGTGCGGCAGATCAAAGGACGCGGCCCCGGCGCGCCGTTTACCATCTTTCTGACGGGCGTCGATGAACTGGCGCGATGGCGTATCGGTTGTCCTCCCGCCGCGCGGACACTGGCGGCCGCCTTCTGGCCGGGGCCGCTGACATTGATCTTGCCCACCGTCAACCCAACCTTCAAGTTGTTGGGGGGCGATGGACGATCGGTCGGGGTGCGTGTCTCCCCCGAACCGCTGATTGCGCGTCTGCTGGCGCGGCTGGGCCATCCGCTGCTGGCCACCAGCGCCAACCCCAGCGGCATTCTGTTGAACCCGCGCGCGGAAAACCGCTGGCTGGTGCAACAGGCGCAGGCGCGACGGCTGGTCTGGGCGCGTCCGACGCGCTACCGTCGCCGTGCCGCATCGACCATCGTCGACTGCACCGGATCCCGTCCGCGGCAGTTGCGCCCCGGACCGGTGACCCAACAGGCCTGGAACGACGCCATGCGCCGGGCTGTTTAAGTGACAACATGAATCGCATGCCCGAACCTGATCCGCCCGCCGCCGGCTCGCGTCCCTAT
This window contains:
- the coaBC gene encoding bifunctional phosphopantothenoylcysteine decarboxylase/phosphopantothenate--cysteine ligase CoaBC, producing the protein MAPLKDRHILLGISGGIAAYKTAYLCRRLKDAGADVWVTMTPHGAKFITPLTMETLSGRDVLIDMFPAERFVGTRHIDVAQWAELFLIAPATANLIGRYANGLADDLLTTLLISTTAPVMLAPAMNTEMWYNAAVQENLQRLRRRGTLFVEPGTGELACHTVGVGRMAEPEEILQAVLDHFNARHPRDLVGLHVLVTAGPTQEPLDPVRVITNRSSGKMGYAVAQAAAARGAAVTLISGPTALPRPAVSEFVPVQTAAQMHQAALARFDRADITIGVAAVADWRPAHPSDTKLSKDAGAPRIEWEPTPDILADLGARKRPHQILVGFSLETDSQRLVSSAKLEKKNLDLLVANNPTHPGSEFGGDTNDAIFLTRDSAPEETGVCPKLELAHRILSRAIALRGVRPARVV
- a CDS encoding uracil-DNA glycosylase, producing the protein MEETPAAMARALRQALDMEPTMELFAPAGEKRRAATLTELYDRIHTCTKCPLGHTRTNFVFGVGNPRAEIMFIGEAPGRDEDLKGEPFVGRAGQLLDKMLAAIDLDRTQVYIANILKCRPPDNRDPLPEESEACLPHLAEQIRLIAPPFLVCLGRVSAQILLDTKTPISKLRGRWFEFGASRMLVTFHPAALLRNPEWKRDSWEDLKDLRRQYDRYHGRASKF
- a CDS encoding L-threonylcarbamoyladenylate synthase, which codes for MIIPLDRYNPEAAVGPLVRHLRRRGAAVIPTETQYALAADATSAEAVERVRQIKGRGPGAPFTIFLTGVDELARWRIGCPPAARTLAAAFWPGPLTLILPTVNPTFKLLGGDGRSVGVRVSPEPLIARLLARLGHPLLATSANPSGILLNPRAENRWLVQQAQARRLVWARPTRYRRRAASTIVDCTGSRPRQLRPGPVTQQAWNDAMRRAV
- a CDS encoding sugar phosphate nucleotidyltransferase, producing MDHAVILAGGHGERFWPLSRRQRPKQLLPILGDQSLLETTIERIKPDFPAERTWVVTSEEIGHAVQERVTYLPKENVLMEPRGCNTALAIGWAAVEIARRDPEATLVVLSADHAIEPAAMLRRILREGIRLAKAENNLVIIGINPSRPETGYGYIELGPHFASADGINSYQVETFREKPDRTTAQDYYYGRRHLWNAGIFVWTVKTLLEALEKHCPGVYQPLAQYRKSGRDRQALAKLYETAERIPIDVAVLERASNVVAIKADLAWDDVGSWLALSRLRKADVDNNVLVGRVVEMETFDTTVYNDTDDLICAFGVSDLVVVRTDKAILVAHKSRIDEIKRLMERLKSDPQWEPYL